In Raphanus sativus cultivar WK10039 chromosome 5, ASM80110v3, whole genome shotgun sequence, the following proteins share a genomic window:
- the LOC108831070 gene encoding transcription factor MYB61-like: protein MGRHSCCYKQKLRKGLWSPDEDEKLLNHITNHGHGCWSSVPKLAGLQRCGKSCRLRWINYLRPDLKRGAFSPEEENLIVELHAVLGNRWSQIAAKLPGRTDNEIKNLWNSNIKKKLKQRGIDPNTHKPISEVDKDKPTTSSTDHMSLSSSSAANQDFYLQRPSDFSDYFGPQKLVFNSNLGLSVDSSLCSMIPVQFIPGNKVGSVFQTPSCVKPSISLPPDNSSSTDHAAPNWEFQTNNTSSLTDNGGFTWSVPDSSPSLVKPNHNFEELKWSEYLNTPCFNGSTVHSQISLPIFIKSEADYLANVSSLADPWSQSQNENLNTPEASDVFCKDLQRMAVSFGQSL, encoded by the exons ATGGGGAGACATTCTTGCTGTTACAAACAAAAGCTGAGAAAAGGGCTTTGGTCTCCTGATGAAGACGAGAAGCTTCTCAACCACATCACCAATCACGGTCATGGCTGCTGGAGCTCTGTTCCTAAACTTGCCG GTTTGCAGAGATGTGGTAAAAGTTGCAGACTGAGATGGATCAATTACTTGAGACCTGATTTAAAGAGAGGAGCTTTCTCTCCAGAAGAAGAGAATCTCATCGTCGAGCTTCATGCAGTCCTTGGAAACAG atGGTCACAGATTGCAGCTAAACTTCCGGGAAGAACCGACAACGAGATCAAGAATCTATGGAACTCAAACataaaaaagaaactgaaacaaAGAGGCATTGATCCAAACACACACAAACCCATCTCTGAAGTTGACAAAGACAAACCAACAACAAGCAGCACCGACCACATGTCTCTTAGTTCCTCCTCTGCAGCTAACCAAGACTTCTACCTCCAAAGGCCATCTGATTTCTCCGACTACTTTGGTCCTCAGAAGCTTGTCTTCAACTCCAACCTCGGACTCTCCGTTGATTCTTCCCTCTGCTCCATGATTCCGGTGCAGTTTATCCCCGGAAACAAGGTTGGTTCTGTTTTTCAGACACCCTCTTGTGTTAAGCCTTCAATTAGTCTTCCTCCGGACAACAGTTCGAGTACTGATCATGCAGCACCTAACTGGGAGTTTCAGACAAACAACACTTCAAGTTTGACCGACAATGGCGGTTTCACATGGTCGGTCCCagattcttctccttctcttgtTAAACCTAATCATAACTTCGAGGAATTGAAATGGTCAGAGTATTTGAACACACCGTGCTTCAATGGGAGCACTGTACATAGTCAAATCTCTCTACCGATCTTCATCAAATCAGAGGCAGATTACTTAGCCAATGTTTCAAGCTTGGCAGATCCTTGGAGCCAAAGCCAGAACGAGAATTTGAACACACCCGAAGCTAGTGACGTGTTCTGCAAGGATCTTCAGAGAATGGCTGTCTCTTTTGGTCAGTCCCtttag